From Candidatus Protochlamydia phocaeensis, one genomic window encodes:
- a CDS encoding transglutaminase family protein, producing MRFSACAPLLYAGLLSAFLEAGPLSDQKIQTLYNSLKPSSISQHLAFYELYAAHPLGQQALQDACQLLAGKQKLESTPFNEISFSSVIQALIGLVNKQEDQELTPLPDKDLQELEKFSLRLSHHRLKGHQAWSEAEMLQLPTEEIDLARGLFLSQFGSDVSRIKTYEMLIDLMALQILAYLPPQATPEKKIQAINTLIFDEMEFRFPPHSLYAKDIDVYTFLPSVLDSHRGVCLGVSILYLCLAQRLDLHLEMITPPGHIYVRYRSPQKEINIETTARGIHLDSDEYLNVNTRALQQRTVKEVIGLAHFNQASVFWQQGKPDQAFLAYQKAMPYLSNDELLKELYAYSCLLTGRQEEGKKLLMEVKDHIPDYAVVKNTIAEDYLNGHVDAASIMVLFSRPDDNRQSILTKKQALEAIVQRYPHFRAGLLYLAMAWIQLHRTSEALEALKTYQTLYPQDPEVNYYLAVLHGQRMDYGQAWHYLQQSESIVQARNHDPTTLKELRQALLLHCPE from the coding sequence ATGCGTTTTAGCGCTTGTGCGCCTTTACTCTATGCAGGCCTCTTATCAGCATTTTTGGAAGCCGGTCCTTTGTCCGATCAAAAAATTCAGACTCTCTATAACAGCCTTAAGCCCTCTTCTATTTCTCAGCACTTGGCGTTTTATGAACTCTACGCTGCTCACCCCTTAGGCCAACAAGCCCTTCAAGATGCCTGCCAATTGCTGGCTGGAAAGCAAAAATTGGAAAGCACTCCTTTTAACGAGATTTCCTTTTCCTCTGTTATTCAAGCCTTAATTGGCCTTGTCAATAAGCAAGAGGATCAAGAGCTCACTCCTCTACCTGATAAAGATTTGCAGGAATTGGAAAAATTCTCCTTACGTCTTAGTCATCATCGATTGAAAGGCCACCAAGCCTGGAGCGAAGCGGAGATGCTTCAGCTGCCTACAGAAGAAATCGATTTAGCTAGGGGGCTATTTTTAAGCCAGTTTGGATCAGATGTCAGTCGCATTAAAACTTATGAAATGCTGATTGATTTAATGGCCTTGCAGATTTTAGCCTATTTGCCCCCTCAAGCGACACCGGAAAAGAAAATTCAAGCCATCAATACGCTTATCTTTGATGAAATGGAATTCCGCTTCCCTCCTCACTCCTTGTATGCTAAAGATATCGACGTCTACACCTTCTTGCCATCGGTATTAGACTCTCACCGAGGGGTGTGTTTAGGCGTGTCCATTTTATACTTATGCTTGGCCCAAAGACTTGACCTGCATTTGGAAATGATTACGCCCCCTGGGCATATTTACGTTCGCTACCGTTCCCCGCAAAAAGAGATCAATATTGAAACAACGGCCCGCGGCATTCATCTTGATTCCGATGAATATTTAAACGTCAATACGCGAGCGCTTCAACAAAGGACAGTTAAAGAAGTCATCGGGCTTGCTCATTTCAACCAAGCGTCTGTCTTTTGGCAGCAGGGAAAGCCCGACCAAGCTTTTTTAGCCTATCAAAAGGCGATGCCTTATTTAAGCAATGATGAGCTTTTAAAGGAACTCTATGCCTATAGCTGCCTATTAACGGGACGTCAAGAAGAAGGCAAGAAATTGCTCATGGAAGTCAAGGACCATATCCCCGATTATGCAGTTGTAAAAAATACCATTGCAGAAGACTACCTAAACGGTCACGTCGACGCAGCCAGCATCATGGTGCTTTTTTCCCGTCCGGATGACAACCGCCAGTCCATTTTAACAAAAAAGCAAGCATTAGAAGCAATAGTACAACGCTATCCCCATTTCCGCGCAGGCCTATTGTATTTAGCAATGGCTTGGATTCAGCTGCACCGGACAAGCGAAGCTTTAGAGGCATTAAAAACCTATCAAACCCTTTATCCTCAAGATCCTGAGGTTAATTATTACTTAGCGGTATTGCATGGCCAACGCATGGACTATGGGCAAGCCTGGCATTATTTACAGCAATCTGAATCCATTGTACAGGCACGCAATCATGATCCTACAACCTTAAAGGAATTGCGGCAGGCCTTGCTTTTGCATTGTCCCGAGTAA
- a CDS encoding cob(I)yrinic acid a,c-diamide adenosyltransferase, translated as MKIYTRTGDKGQTSLFSGERVNKDNPFIDALGTIDEGNSALGLALSFLPKESELNKTRKAHLNKTREQLEIIQHALFDVGAALATPRSCDESQKLQKTRFGHEATDLLEKWIDEMDGQLPPLKNFILPGGHPVGAALHLSRSIIRRAERLVIPLYSKAEVTQDVLVYLNRLSDYLFVTSRFVNHCLSIPETEWQPHKMEVDSHLQED; from the coding sequence GTGAAAATTTACACGCGTACAGGCGATAAGGGACAAACATCTTTATTTTCAGGGGAAAGAGTGAATAAAGACAATCCTTTTATTGATGCTCTGGGAACAATCGATGAAGGAAATTCTGCTTTAGGCTTAGCTTTATCTTTTTTACCTAAAGAAAGTGAATTAAATAAAACTCGCAAAGCCCATTTAAATAAAACAAGAGAACAACTGGAAATCATCCAGCATGCGTTATTTGACGTAGGGGCTGCCTTAGCAACCCCCAGAAGCTGCGATGAAAGTCAAAAACTGCAAAAAACTCGCTTTGGACATGAAGCCACCGATTTATTAGAAAAATGGATAGATGAAATGGATGGGCAGCTTCCTCCCCTTAAAAATTTTATTCTCCCAGGCGGACATCCTGTCGGAGCAGCTTTACATCTATCGCGCAGTATCATTCGCCGGGCGGAGCGCCTCGTCATTCCCCTTTATAGCAAAGCCGAAGTCACCCAAGATGTCCTCGTCTACTTAAACCGCTTATCGGATTACCTATTTGTTACATCCCGCTTTGTGAACCATTGCCTAAGCATTCCAGAAACCGAGTGGCAACCTCACAAAATGGAAGTGGATTCCCACTTACAAGAAGATTAA
- a CDS encoding CesT family type III secretion system chaperone, with amino-acid sequence MVSSQFEAMLKDFEPYFKCRLESGVNDSCLVKMGIGITIQLELNRYGLILIGCRIGEIQGRFRDNAIKEALKANEFYPPSTGTFGFSHKSNALYLHTVLDPYRLDADKIANTLNPFIAKAKMWADALQKGDIPVVGEEAIPQSSSFPPFGFRR; translated from the coding sequence ATGGTTAGCAGTCAATTTGAGGCCATGCTAAAAGATTTTGAACCTTATTTTAAATGTCGGCTCGAATCCGGAGTCAATGATTCTTGTCTAGTTAAAATGGGTATTGGAATTACGATCCAATTAGAATTAAATCGCTATGGCCTTATTTTAATAGGCTGTAGAATAGGAGAGATACAAGGACGATTTCGGGACAATGCCATTAAAGAAGCCCTTAAGGCTAATGAGTTTTATCCTCCCTCAACCGGTACTTTCGGCTTTAGCCACAAATCCAATGCTCTTTACTTGCATACAGTCTTAGATCCTTACCGGCTGGATGCAGATAAAATAGCCAATACCCTCAATCCCTTTATTGCCAAGGCAAAAATGTGGGCAGACGCCCTGCAAAAAGGCGACATTCCAGTCGTCGGTGAAGAAGCGATTCCCCAATCTTCTTCTTTTCCTCCTTTTGGATTTAGGCGTTGA
- the ispG gene encoding (E)-4-hydroxy-3-methylbut-2-enyl-diphosphate synthase, whose translation MKRYCEAIYQTKRRPTRVVMVGNVGVGGDNPVRVQSMTTSSTRDVEQTIEQAIRLADAGCEIVRVTVQGMKEADACEHIKNGLVKRGYDIPLVADIHFYPPAAMRVVDFVDKVRINPGNFVDKRATFKEIDYDDASYAKELERIEEKFTPLVEKCKRLKRSMRIGTNHGSLSDRIMNRYGDTPFGMVESALEFARICRKNDYHDIIFSMKASNPQVMIQAYRLLTQAMYDLEWDYPLHLGVTEAGDGEDGRVKSAMGIGALLLDGIGDTIRVSLTEDPWFEIDPCQRLIRLAQNYENTGVESFLEKHRSIEHIQRRVVNLPSHLPMHRDGTVFVAMPQKLIKDPALYQQLGCEGSLGRPKLKPMTVDNIILKDFSLDKESTQRLQLLKDIGIGIFSDNPGVPSIAIHSLEDIYKARECASRSARFSLQPASKPEDPVVVRIEGEASLSWEKLVSIKPDLILLAPQSNRLHYSRHFFEWLQSRGLSIPVILNFSYTGSQEDATILASMECGALLCDGLGEGVWLEGPYEVNFLRQLGFSILQAARMRMSKTDFISCPSCGRTLFNLQDVTKRIQSRTAHLPGVKIAIMGCIVNGPGEMADADFGYVGSKPGKIDLYVGKECVERDIDFSEADDRLVELIKAHGRWIEPAQEALKVN comes from the coding sequence ATGAAGAGATACTGCGAAGCCATTTATCAAACAAAGCGGCGCCCGACACGCGTTGTCATGGTAGGGAATGTTGGAGTAGGAGGAGACAACCCTGTCCGCGTTCAATCGATGACGACCTCAAGCACAAGAGATGTAGAGCAGACAATAGAACAAGCGATTCGATTGGCGGACGCTGGTTGCGAAATTGTACGTGTCACAGTTCAAGGAATGAAAGAGGCGGATGCATGCGAACATATCAAAAATGGCCTAGTTAAGCGGGGATATGATATTCCCCTAGTGGCAGATATTCATTTCTATCCTCCTGCAGCTATGCGGGTCGTGGATTTTGTTGACAAAGTGCGTATTAACCCGGGCAATTTTGTAGATAAAAGAGCGACTTTTAAAGAAATTGACTACGACGATGCCTCTTATGCCAAAGAGTTAGAGCGTATAGAAGAGAAATTTACCCCTTTAGTGGAAAAATGCAAGCGTTTAAAGCGGTCGATGCGCATTGGGACAAATCATGGGTCTCTTTCAGATCGTATTATGAACCGCTATGGCGATACTCCTTTTGGAATGGTGGAATCTGCCTTGGAGTTTGCCCGTATTTGCCGTAAAAATGATTATCACGACATCATTTTTTCCATGAAGGCCTCGAATCCGCAAGTCATGATTCAAGCCTATCGTTTGCTGACTCAAGCGATGTATGATTTGGAATGGGACTATCCCTTGCACTTAGGAGTGACAGAAGCAGGCGATGGAGAGGACGGGCGAGTCAAATCCGCAATGGGGATTGGCGCCCTTCTTTTGGATGGAATAGGCGATACTATCCGCGTTTCTTTAACCGAAGATCCTTGGTTTGAAATTGATCCTTGCCAGCGGTTGATTCGTTTAGCTCAAAATTATGAAAATACGGGGGTTGAATCTTTCCTGGAAAAGCATCGCTCTATTGAGCATATCCAGCGCAGAGTTGTCAATCTGCCTTCTCATTTGCCCATGCACCGCGATGGAACTGTTTTTGTTGCGATGCCGCAAAAGCTTATTAAGGACCCTGCGCTTTATCAGCAATTGGGGTGTGAAGGATCGTTGGGGCGTCCAAAATTAAAACCGATGACCGTCGACAATATTATTTTAAAGGATTTTAGCTTAGATAAAGAATCGACCCAACGCTTGCAGCTTTTGAAGGATATTGGCATTGGCATTTTTTCAGATAATCCTGGAGTGCCGAGCATAGCCATCCATTCCCTTGAAGACATCTATAAGGCGAGAGAATGCGCTTCGCGTTCGGCCCGTTTCAGCCTTCAGCCGGCCAGCAAGCCGGAAGATCCTGTTGTTGTCAGAATTGAAGGGGAAGCTTCTCTTTCTTGGGAAAAGCTTGTGAGCATTAAGCCGGATCTAATTCTTCTCGCCCCCCAAAGCAACCGTTTGCATTATTCTCGCCATTTCTTTGAGTGGCTTCAATCTCGCGGGCTTTCTATTCCTGTGATTTTGAACTTCTCTTACACAGGTTCTCAAGAAGATGCAACGATTTTGGCCAGCATGGAATGCGGAGCGCTTCTATGCGATGGATTGGGAGAAGGCGTGTGGTTGGAAGGACCGTATGAAGTCAATTTTTTACGCCAGCTTGGTTTTTCCATTTTACAGGCAGCCCGGATGAGAATGTCTAAGACTGATTTCATCTCTTGTCCCAGCTGCGGAAGGACGTTATTTAACCTCCAGGATGTGACTAAACGCATCCAAAGCCGTACAGCCCACCTTCCCGGAGTCAAAATCGCCATTATGGGGTGTATTGTCAATGGTCCCGGCGAAATGGCTGATGCAGACTTCGGTTATGTAGGATCCAAGCCTGGAAAAATTGATTTATATGTAGGAAAAGAATGTGTAGAGCGGGATATTGATTTTTCTGAAGCCGACGATCGGCTTGTTGAATTGATTAAAGCCCATGGTCGGTGGATTGAGCCTGCCCAAGAGGCCTTGAAAGTTAACTAA
- a CDS encoding 4-alpha-glucanotransferase produces the protein MIDPAFLSHSPAAKQWHRIGVKHHHGLVLPLFSLHSSHSYGIGEFPDLIPMIEWCHSLGFDVIQLLPINDTGLGTSPYSALSAFALNPIYLGLSHLPYLEGHPLLQDELKALPKLSRSPHVEYNHVRENKERFLKHYFQQVGKQILGSEEYAHFIQKASWLKGFAVYKTLKSHYQWANWESWPTEFQNPTPELIDRLAAEHQEDVEWHCLLQFLCDRQLHRVKEYANHHRVFLMGDIPILIDRDSADVWLHRSIFDLNYSAGSPPDMFSKDGQNWGFPIYNWEQINQEGFRWWIDRLQWASRYYHIYRLDHIVGFFRIWAIPRGLTGKDGYFIPRDPATWIDHGQRILLTMMRECDMLPIGEDLGVVPLEVRACLSALGICGTRVMRWERMWREDSRFIPTQSYSPDAMTTVSTHDSEPLQLWWQNNEEEAQSYAHFKGWTYQPILSRDHHREILWDSHHSSSLFHINLLQEYLALIPGLTWPSLEDERINVPGILSDQNWSYRFKPTIEELIDNQTLKHTMQSLII, from the coding sequence ATGATAGATCCAGCCTTTCTCTCTCATTCTCCCGCTGCTAAACAATGGCATCGTATAGGTGTCAAGCACCACCATGGGTTAGTGCTGCCTTTATTCAGCCTCCATTCCTCTCATTCCTATGGCATTGGGGAATTTCCCGATTTAATTCCCATGATTGAATGGTGCCACTCCCTTGGATTCGATGTCATTCAACTTTTGCCTATCAATGATACGGGATTAGGAACAAGTCCTTATAGCGCATTATCTGCCTTCGCCCTCAATCCCATTTATTTAGGGCTTAGCCATCTACCTTATTTAGAAGGACATCCCTTATTGCAAGACGAGTTAAAAGCCCTTCCCAAACTTTCGCGCTCTCCGCACGTCGAATACAACCACGTGAGGGAAAATAAGGAACGCTTTTTAAAACATTATTTTCAGCAGGTGGGAAAACAGATCCTAGGAAGCGAAGAATATGCACACTTTATTCAGAAGGCTTCTTGGTTGAAGGGATTTGCAGTCTATAAAACGCTTAAGTCCCATTATCAATGGGCCAATTGGGAAAGCTGGCCGACTGAATTTCAAAACCCCACTCCGGAACTTATTGATCGCCTCGCCGCCGAACATCAAGAAGACGTAGAGTGGCATTGTCTTTTGCAATTCTTATGCGACCGCCAACTGCATAGGGTCAAGGAATATGCCAATCATCATCGCGTCTTTCTAATGGGAGACATTCCCATTTTAATTGACCGCGATAGCGCCGATGTCTGGCTTCACCGTTCCATTTTTGATTTGAATTATTCTGCAGGCTCTCCTCCCGATATGTTCAGTAAGGATGGCCAAAACTGGGGTTTCCCCATTTATAATTGGGAACAAATTAATCAAGAAGGCTTTCGATGGTGGATAGACCGTTTGCAATGGGCAAGCCGCTATTACCATATCTACCGCTTGGATCATATCGTCGGATTCTTCCGCATTTGGGCTATTCCCAGAGGATTGACCGGCAAAGATGGATATTTCATCCCAAGAGATCCGGCCACATGGATCGATCATGGACAACGCATCCTACTGACCATGATGCGAGAATGCGATATGCTTCCGATCGGAGAAGATTTAGGAGTTGTTCCTCTCGAAGTCAGGGCGTGCCTAAGCGCTTTGGGAATTTGCGGAACCCGCGTCATGCGCTGGGAGCGCATGTGGAGAGAGGATAGCCGCTTTATTCCCACTCAGAGCTACTCTCCGGACGCCATGACAACGGTCTCGACGCATGACTCGGAACCTCTGCAGCTATGGTGGCAAAATAATGAGGAGGAAGCGCAATCTTACGCTCATTTCAAAGGATGGACCTATCAGCCTATCCTTAGCCGTGATCACCATCGTGAAATCTTATGGGACAGCCATCATTCAAGCAGTCTTTTCCATATCAACCTTTTGCAGGAATATTTGGCCCTCATTCCGGGGCTGACTTGGCCAAGCTTAGAGGATGAACGCATCAATGTTCCCGGCATTTTATCTGATCAAAATTGGAGCTATCGCTTTAAGCCTACTATAGAAGAGCTCATAGACAATCAGACTTTAAAGCATACGATGCAAAGCTTAATTATCTAA